In Ipomoea triloba cultivar NCNSP0323 chromosome 7, ASM357664v1, a single genomic region encodes these proteins:
- the LOC116024265 gene encoding F-box/FBD/LRR-repeat protein At1g13570-like, whose product MSGRRKDKISQLPTEILDNIMGLLPIQEAARTAILSTIWRDCWSNLTELKFDLQFCSYVWRKYSGSYNNTSTCMYIINKVLMQHNGPIRKFVFDFKFERDISISNAPNSRKFDFDQWFLFITRKGVEEMTITFPTTTIATYEINKYFRLPNCIFSCSTLKRLHLSGVLVAPTINAPCIFPNVTELSFDEVVFGTINLDCVIDVPVLETLSFSYCENASYFNIKAPRLDRLTLNDYEIEDDIEVYRILPVNLDLSFIRTLCLNFNLKVY is encoded by the coding sequence ATGTCGGGGAGGAGGAAAGATAAAATCAGTCAACTTCCGACAGAAATACTTGACAATATTATGGGATTATTGCCGATTCAAGAAGCTGCTAGAACTGCAATTTTGTCTACCATTTGGAGAGATTGTTGGTCGAATCTCACAGAACTTAAATTTGATCTTCAGTTCTGTTCTTATGTTTGGAGGAAATATTCTGGCAGTTATAACAACACATCAACCTGTATGTATATAATCAACAAAGTCCTCATGCAACACAATGGACCTATTCGGAAATTTGTCTTCGATTTCAAGTTTGAGCGTGACATATCAATCAGTAATGCGCCTAATTCTCGGAAGTTTGACTTTGATCAATGGTTCCTTTTTATCACTCGAAAAGGTGTTGAAGAAATGACCATTACTTTTCCAACAACTACTATTGCAActtatgaaataaataaatacttcagGCTCCcaaattgcatattttcttgCTCAACTCTCAAGAGGTTGCATCTCAGCGGAGTATTAGTTGCACCAACAATAAATGCCCCTTGCATATTTCCGAATGTCACTGAACTTAGTTTTGACGAAGTTGTTTTTGGTACTATTAATCTGGATTGTGTTATAGATGTTCCTGTGCTTGAGACTCTCTCATTTAGCTATTGTGAAAATGCGTCATATTTCAACATTAAGGCTCCAAGGCTTGACAGATTAACACTCAATGATtatgaaattgaagatgatattgaGGTTTATCGCATTCTCCCGGTTAACTTGGACTTGTCATTTATTCGTActctttgtttgaattttaatttgaaggTATATTAA